The Candidatus Baltobacteraceae bacterium genome includes a region encoding these proteins:
- a CDS encoding non-heme iron oxygenase ferredoxin subunit: MSDAVAKKSEIAPGTTKRVVVDGAEVMLCNVDGEMYAIEDVCTHDGGSLDQGILEGACIECPRHGARFDVRTGAALTLPAVLPVESYTVRVVGDDVFIER; the protein is encoded by the coding sequence ATGAGTGATGCGGTGGCGAAGAAGTCCGAGATCGCGCCGGGGACGACCAAGCGCGTCGTCGTCGATGGGGCAGAAGTGATGCTGTGCAACGTCGATGGCGAGATGTATGCCATCGAAGACGTTTGCACGCACGACGGGGGATCGCTCGATCAGGGCATTCTCGAAGGCGCGTGCATCGAATGTCCGCGGCACGGAGCGCGATTCGACGTGCGGACCGGCGCGGCGCTAACGCTCCCGGCCGTACTGCCGGTTGAATCCTACACCGTCCGCGTGGTCGGCGACGACGTTTTTATCGAGCGCTAG